A window of the Zeugodacus cucurbitae isolate PBARC_wt_2022May chromosome 2, idZeuCucr1.2, whole genome shotgun sequence genome harbors these coding sequences:
- the Orct2_2 gene encoding organic cation transporter-like protein — MDFDALLEKCGNYGRYQFVLLLIYGYTNIMSSMHYFAQTIISFTPEHWCNHELLENLTYSEIRDVYSQIENPSCTLLDDIVNGTAVASDFGECEDWIFKYENGYESVTTDLKWVCDDAVKGAIGQSFLYLGSVLGTILFGFLADKIGRLPTMMLTTITGAAGDFITSFVTTPHAFAASRFISGLSIDTLFYMSYIMVFEYLDPKKRTFGLNIIMAFFYFFGLVMSPWYAIWVGSWRRYLLIASLPALLVLIYPLFIVESAQWLATKGDYKGAVRCLRRVAKFNKREVEEEHFDQFISHYEEKMAGEQKENEEKDTFMGLFRTPRLRKFTIVLFVKSMITTISYDIISRNMEGFGSSPFLLFSLTSIVYIPAGFTIILLQNRIGRKGLACGALFVGAILTAITGVLLAVLDLKENAVFLACMVGLGRYIAIVSYEAEAQYAAEIVPTSVRGRGMANIHVVGYAFSFLSAYVIYLGNIFKPLPSIVLAVLMLLGAGLCLLLPETLNQKLPETLLDGEHFCSDEKWYYFPCISRKKKNEVEVTKL, encoded by the exons ATGGATTTCGATGCGTTGTTGGAGAAATGTGGCAACTATGGCCGTTATCAATTCGTGCTGTTGCTCATCTACGGCTATACGAATATTATGTCCTCGATGCATTATTTCGCACAAACGATTATTAGCTTTACACCGGAGCATTG GTGCAATCACGAGCTGCTCGAGAATCTCACATATTCGGAAATACGTGACGTCTACTCGCAAATTGAGAATCCCTCGTGTACGCTGCTGGATGATATTGTGAATGGTACGGCGGTGGCGTCGGATTTTGGCGAATGCGAAGATTGGATATTCAAATATGAAAATGGCTATGAGAGTGTTACCACTGAT CTGAAATGGGTCTGCGATGATGCGGTCAAGGGCGCAATTGGACAATCCTTCTTATATCTCGGGTCAGTTTTGGGCACCATATTGTTTGGTTTTCTCGCAGATAAGATCGGACGTCTGCCTACGATGATGTTGACCACAATCACAGGTGCTGCTGGTGATTTTATCACCTCTTTTGTGACAACACCGCATGCCTTTGCGGCTAGTCGTTTCATTTCGGGCTTGAGCATCGACACTTTGTTCTATATGAGTTACATAATGG TTTTCGAATATTTGGATCCAAAGAAGCGCACCTTCGGTCTCAACATAATTATGGCGTTTTTCTATTTCTTCGGGCTGGTTATGTCACCATGGTATGCCATATGGGTGGGCAGTTGGCGTAGATATTTACTGATTGCTTCACTGCCAGCACTGTTGGTGCTCATCTACCCACTTTTCATAGTAGAGAGTGCGCAGTGGTTGGCCACTAAAGGTGATTACAAGGGCGCCGTGCGTTGTCTCAGACGTGTGGCCAAGTTCAATAAGCGCGAAGTCGAGGAAGAGCACTTCGACCAGTTCATATCGCATTATGAGGAAAAGATGGCGGGCGAGCAAAAAGAGAATGAAGAGAAAGACACATTCATGGGACTCTTTAGAACACCGCGTTTGCGCAAATTCACAATTGTGCTGTTTGTTAAGTC CATGATCACCACGATCTCCTACGACATTATCAGTCGCAATATGGAGGGTTTCGGCTCTTCACCATTCCTGCTTTTCTCACTCACGTCGATCGTTTACATACCGGCTGGCTTCACGATTATCCTCCTCCAGAACCGCATTGGTCGCAAGGGCCTGGCATGTGGCGCGCTCTTTGTAGGTGCCATACTCACCGCCATTACGGGTGTGCTGCTGGCTGTGCTGGACCTAAAGGAAAATGCGGTCTTTTTGGCCTGCATGGTCGGTTTGGGCCGTTATATTGCAATCGTTTCGTACGAAGCCGAGGCGCAATATGCCGCCGAAATTGTGCCGACAAGTGTACGCGGGCGCGGCATGGCGAACATACACGTTGTGGGCTACGCCTTCAGCTTCCTCAGCGCTTATGTGATCTACTTGGGCAACATCTTCAAACCGCTGCCCTCGATTGTCTTGGCAGTGCTGATGTTGCTCGGCGCAGGGCTGTGTCTGTTGCTGCCGGAGACGTTGAATCA aaaacttCCCGAAACGCTGCTGGACGGCGAACATTTTTGCAGCGATGAGAAATGGTATTATTTCCCTTGCATCAGTCGAAAGAAGAAGAACGAAGTGGAGGTGACGAAACTGTGA